One segment of Bradyrhizobium sp. CB2312 DNA contains the following:
- the guaD gene encoding guanine deaminase — protein sequence MTTVGIRGTFFDFVDDPWKHIGNEQAAARFHQDGLMVVTDGVIKAFGPYDKIAAAHRSVEVTHIKDRIILPGFIDGHIHLPQTRVLGAYGEQLLPWLQKSIYPEEIKYKDRNYAREGVKRFLDALLAAGTTTCQAFTSSSPVSTEELFEEAARRNMRVIAGLTGIDRNAPADFIDTPENFYRDSKRLIAEYHNKGRNLYAITPRFAFGASPELLKACQRLKHEHPDCWVNTHISENPAECTGVLVEHPDCQDYLGVYEKFDLVGPKFSGGHGVYLSNNEFRRMSKKGAAVVFCPCSNLFLGSGLFRLGRATDPEHRVRMSFGTDVGGGNRFSMIAVLDDAYKVGMCNNTMLDGSIDPARKDLAEAERNKLSPYRGFWSVTLGGAEGLYIDDKLGNFEPGKEADFVALDPNAGQLAQPWHQSLVADGAGPRTVDEAANMLFAVMMVGDDRCVDETWVMGKRLYKKS from the coding sequence ATGACCACCGTCGGTATTCGCGGCACGTTCTTCGACTTCGTCGATGATCCCTGGAAGCACATCGGCAACGAGCAGGCCGCCGCGCGCTTTCATCAGGACGGCCTGATGGTCGTCACGGACGGCGTGATCAAGGCGTTCGGTCCCTACGACAAGATCGCCGCCGCGCATCGGAGCGTCGAGGTCACCCACATCAAGGACCGCATAATTCTGCCGGGCTTCATCGACGGCCACATCCATCTGCCGCAGACCCGCGTGCTAGGGGCCTATGGCGAGCAGCTGCTGCCGTGGCTGCAGAAGTCGATCTATCCCGAGGAAATCAAGTACAAGGATCGCAACTATGCGCGCGAGGGCGTGAAGCGTTTTCTCGACGCACTGCTCGCCGCCGGCACCACGACCTGCCAGGCCTTCACCAGCTCCTCGCCGGTCTCGACCGAAGAGCTGTTCGAGGAAGCGGCACGACGCAACATGCGCGTGATCGCGGGCCTCACAGGGATCGACCGCAACGCGCCGGCCGATTTCATCGACACGCCCGAGAATTTCTATCGCGACAGCAAGCGGCTGATCGCGGAGTACCACAACAAGGGCCGCAACCTCTACGCCATCACGCCGCGCTTTGCCTTCGGCGCTTCGCCTGAGCTGCTCAAGGCGTGCCAGCGCCTCAAGCACGAGCATCCGGACTGCTGGGTCAACACCCACATCTCCGAGAACCCGGCCGAATGCACCGGCGTGCTGGTCGAGCATCCGGACTGCCAGGACTATCTCGGCGTCTACGAGAAGTTCGATCTGGTCGGACCGAAATTCTCCGGCGGTCATGGCGTCTATCTCTCCAACAACGAGTTCCGACGCATGTCGAAGAAGGGCGCGGCGGTGGTGTTCTGCCCGTGCTCGAACCTGTTCCTCGGCAGCGGCCTGTTCCGTCTCGGCCGTGCCACCGATCCGGAGCATCGCGTCAGGATGTCGTTCGGCACCGACGTCGGCGGCGGCAACCGCTTCTCGATGATCGCCGTGCTCGACGATGCCTACAAGGTCGGCATGTGCAACAACACGATGCTCGACGGCAGCATCGATCCGGCGCGCAAGGATCTCGCGGAAGCCGAGCGCAACAAGCTCTCGCCCTACCGCGGCTTCTGGTCGGTCACGCTCGGCGGCGCCGAAGGCCTCTATATCGATGACAAGCTCGGCAATTTCGAGCCCGGCAAGGAGGCCGATTTCGTCGCGCTCGATCCGAATGCCGGCCAGCTGGCGCAGCCCTGGCACCAGTCGCTGGTCGCCGACGGTGCTGGTCCGCGCACGGTCGACGAAGCCGCGAACATGCTGTTCGCCGTCATGATGGTCGGCGACGATCGCTGCGTCGACGAGACCTGGGTGATGGGCAAGCGTCTCTACAAGAAGAGCTGA
- a CDS encoding multidrug effflux MFS transporter produces the protein MTALASDAGRARSGIVPILLCVVPFSQIPLDAYTPGLPQMVVDLATDSAAMQNTVTAYMLGMSLALVPVGIASDTLGRRNVLLAGLSVLIAMSIACALATSASLLLGLRFLQGIGGCTCLVVAYAVAADCFRGRELTAISGLLGAAWGLAPVLAPAAGGFIVELTSWRGVFIVIAIAAAIVATIVVFLLPETLPADRRAPFDPRRTSGILRDALVRPGFLAFVLVFAAAASAQLAFGVVAPFFYQTGLGYSAAIYGLVALGLGGVNLAGELGCAHFARFMPARVMGFGAFALFLAGAAVLTATGMTVGLDFTSITIGGALVLGGCGVLCPMMYGMALGLFERDHGLIGGLISALCYLAVSGAMAIAAVLPETTQAPIGWLYLGLCAIAGALLAISLPSARNATQT, from the coding sequence ATGACTGCACTTGCTTCGGACGCCGGTCGCGCGAGAAGTGGGATCGTGCCGATCCTGCTGTGCGTCGTGCCGTTCAGTCAGATTCCGCTCGATGCCTATACGCCCGGCCTGCCGCAGATGGTGGTGGACCTCGCAACCGATTCCGCCGCGATGCAGAACACCGTCACCGCCTACATGCTCGGCATGAGTCTGGCGCTGGTGCCTGTTGGCATCGCCTCCGATACGCTCGGTCGCCGCAACGTCCTGCTCGCAGGGCTGTCGGTGCTGATCGCGATGAGCATCGCCTGCGCGCTCGCCACCAGCGCCTCGCTGCTGCTGGGCTTGCGCTTCCTGCAAGGCATCGGCGGCTGCACCTGCCTCGTCGTCGCCTATGCGGTCGCCGCCGATTGCTTTCGCGGCCGTGAGCTCACCGCGATCTCCGGCCTGCTCGGGGCGGCCTGGGGCCTTGCGCCCGTGCTTGCGCCCGCCGCCGGCGGCTTCATTGTCGAGCTGACCTCCTGGCGCGGCGTCTTCATCGTCATCGCGATCGCCGCGGCCATCGTCGCTACCATCGTCGTGTTTCTTCTGCCCGAAACGCTGCCGGCAGATCGCCGCGCGCCGTTCGACCCACGCCGCACTTCCGGCATCTTGCGCGACGCGCTTGTCCGTCCGGGCTTCCTCGCCTTCGTGCTGGTGTTTGCGGCTGCCGCGAGCGCGCAGCTCGCCTTCGGCGTCGTTGCGCCGTTCTTCTACCAGACCGGCCTCGGTTATTCGGCGGCCATCTACGGCCTCGTCGCGCTCGGTCTCGGCGGTGTCAATCTCGCCGGCGAGCTCGGCTGCGCGCATTTCGCTCGCTTCATGCCGGCCCGCGTGATGGGATTTGGCGCCTTCGCGCTGTTCCTTGCCGGCGCCGCGGTCCTCACTGCGACCGGCATGACCGTGGGCCTCGATTTTACGTCGATCACGATCGGTGGTGCGCTGGTGCTCGGCGGCTGCGGCGTGCTGTGCCCGATGATGTACGGCATGGCGCTCGGCCTGTTCGAGCGCGACCACGGCCTGATCGGCGGCCTCATCAGCGCGCTCTGCTATCTCGCCGTCAGCGGCGCCATGGCGATCGCAGCGGTGCTGCCCGAAACGACGCAGGCGCCGATCGGCTGGCTCTATCTCGGCCTCTGCGCCATCGCGGGCGCGCTGCTTGCGATCTCGCTGCCCTCGGCGCGCAACGCCACACAGACTTAA
- a CDS encoding alpha/beta fold hydrolase, which produces MDRLLANGTVNAAQSGEGPPLFLFHSLLSDRASFDAIVPELETSFRTIVPELPGFGRSRAVEGGLAAVADRMAEAVRDAAGGAPAIVLGNGYGGFVALQMAIRHPAIASRLVLADSGAAFSEAGREAFRNMAKASREKGLEAITDVAMRRLFAPEFQAQHPELMQDRRAAFLRTDPDVFRAACTALASLDLRGELAAVKVPVLVMVGEHDEATPPPMSRELAAGLPRAELKVIPGCAHVPQLQSPRQFLEALEGFLV; this is translated from the coding sequence ATGGACAGGCTTCTTGCCAACGGGACCGTCAACGCCGCGCAATCGGGCGAAGGACCGCCGCTGTTCCTCTTCCACTCGCTCTTGTCGGACCGCGCGAGCTTTGACGCGATCGTGCCTGAGCTCGAGACATCGTTTCGCACCATCGTGCCGGAGCTGCCGGGCTTCGGCCGCTCACGCGCGGTCGAAGGCGGACTTGCTGCGGTTGCCGACCGGATGGCCGAAGCTGTGCGCGATGCCGCCGGCGGCGCGCCGGCGATCGTGCTCGGCAACGGCTATGGCGGGTTCGTCGCGCTGCAGATGGCGATCCGGCATCCGGCGATCGCCAGCAGGCTCGTTCTCGCCGACAGCGGCGCGGCGTTTTCGGAAGCCGGCCGCGAGGCGTTTCGCAACATGGCGAAGGCGTCGCGCGAGAAGGGGCTCGAGGCCATCACCGACGTCGCGATGCGGCGCCTGTTCGCGCCCGAGTTTCAGGCGCAGCATCCGGAGCTGATGCAGGATCGTCGCGCAGCCTTCTTGCGCACGGACCCTGATGTGTTTCGCGCCGCATGCACTGCATTGGCAAGCCTCGATCTCCGCGGAGAGCTTGCCGCGGTGAAGGTCCCGGTGCTCGTGATGGTCGGTGAGCACGACGAAGCGACACCGCCGCCAATGTCGCGGGAGCTCGCCGCCGGATTGCCGCGCGCCGAGCTCAAGGTCATTCCGGGTTGCGCGCATGTGCCGCAGCTTCAATCGCCGCGACAGTTTCTCGAAGCACTCGAGGGTTTCCTGGTCTGA
- a CDS encoding GntR family transcriptional regulator, whose product MLLRENIYDRLRSDILACRLAPGDEMREQDLAERYDVSRQPVRDALLRLQREHLVTVQPRQGYRVTPISLSDARDLLRFRLALEPACVAEAIESAPDSVLKSLDQFRRFSGNHEDFIAYNRGFHTALAHASGNRRMATALCDLIGQADRLVRVSISNLKGHDPAKLVAEHVALINAMQRRETRTAARIIKAHIGATEKRVLPALKRNAVIVEERSS is encoded by the coding sequence ATGCTTTTGCGCGAAAATATCTACGATCGGCTTAGGTCTGATATTTTAGCTTGCCGCTTAGCGCCAGGCGATGAAATGCGCGAGCAGGATTTAGCCGAGCGCTATGACGTGAGCCGGCAACCGGTCCGGGATGCGCTGCTGCGGCTGCAGCGCGAGCACCTCGTGACGGTGCAGCCGCGCCAGGGCTATCGGGTCACGCCGATCTCGCTGTCCGATGCCCGCGACCTCTTGCGCTTCCGTCTTGCGCTGGAGCCAGCCTGCGTCGCCGAGGCGATCGAAAGCGCGCCCGACAGCGTCTTGAAGTCGCTCGACCAATTCCGCCGCTTCTCCGGCAATCACGAGGACTTCATCGCCTACAATCGCGGCTTCCACACCGCGCTGGCGCATGCCTCCGGCAATCGCCGCATGGCCACGGCGCTCTGCGACCTGATCGGCCAGGCCGACCGCCTGGTCCGTGTCAGCATCTCCAATCTGAAAGGCCACGACCCGGCGAAGCTCGTTGCCGAGCATGTCGCCCTCATCAACGCCATGCAACGGCGCGAGACGCGAACCGCCGCGCGCATCATCAAGGCCCATATCGGGGCCACCGAAAAACGCGTTCTGCCGGCGCTCAAGCGTAACGCCGTCATCGTCGAAGAGAGGTCGTCATGA
- a CDS encoding aldehyde dehydrogenase, producing MNIPSKPASIDVEIHGNFIDGREVEAGAGAMLDIRNPATGDVIARIPNSTAEDIDRAMKSARAAFEGKAWGGMDTRARARLVNKLADAFEANLDSLYRLETLNNGRPVNETRAQLSRLPDFFRYFAGVALSRRDSVIPVEGAYLNYTLRTPIGIVANCTPFNHPLMILCKSLAVVLATGCVTVVKPSEYTPLTTLKLAQIFTEAGLPPGVFNIVLGLGQSAGKMLAEHGDIDKLVLTGGTEAGRIAGSAAAKVFAHQTMELGGKTPVMVFDDFDVDRAVNYAAFGAFIGAGQTCVCASRHIVQASIYDEFVEKLQAKTRTIRVGDPFDPSTQMGPVISARQRDRVLSYVGYGHADGARLVTGGVAAKVPGHDNGYFVEPTVFADVKSDMRIFQEEVFGPFTSVTPFKDEADALRLANDSPFGLAAAIRTRDVARAHRVAASVKAGIVWINDHHRLDPASPWGGVDDSGIGRECGTESFNDHFNTKSVMVATHEQPFDWYRDTANQKRLN from the coding sequence ATGAACATCCCGTCAAAACCCGCGTCGATCGACGTTGAAATCCACGGCAATTTCATCGATGGGCGTGAAGTCGAGGCCGGCGCCGGCGCGATGCTGGACATCCGCAATCCCGCGACCGGCGACGTCATCGCCCGCATACCCAATTCCACCGCCGAAGACATCGACCGCGCCATGAAAAGCGCGCGCGCCGCGTTCGAAGGCAAGGCCTGGGGCGGCATGGACACGCGCGCGCGGGCGAGGCTCGTCAACAAGCTCGCCGACGCGTTCGAAGCCAATCTCGATAGCCTCTACCGGCTGGAGACCCTCAACAACGGCCGCCCGGTCAACGAGACCCGCGCGCAGCTCTCCCGCCTGCCTGATTTCTTTCGCTATTTCGCCGGCGTCGCGCTGTCGCGCCGCGATTCCGTGATCCCCGTCGAAGGCGCCTATCTGAACTACACGCTCCGCACCCCGATCGGGATCGTCGCCAACTGCACGCCGTTCAATCACCCGCTGATGATCCTGTGCAAGTCGCTCGCCGTGGTACTGGCAACCGGCTGCGTCACCGTGGTCAAGCCGTCGGAATACACGCCGCTGACGACCTTGAAGCTCGCGCAGATCTTCACCGAAGCGGGCCTGCCGCCCGGCGTCTTCAATATCGTTCTCGGCCTCGGCCAGAGCGCCGGCAAGATGCTGGCCGAACACGGCGACATCGACAAGCTTGTCCTGACCGGCGGCACCGAGGCCGGCCGCATCGCCGGCAGCGCAGCCGCGAAGGTGTTTGCGCATCAGACCATGGAGCTCGGCGGCAAGACGCCTGTCATGGTGTTCGACGATTTCGACGTCGACCGCGCCGTCAACTACGCCGCGTTCGGCGCCTTCATCGGCGCAGGCCAGACCTGCGTCTGTGCCTCGCGTCATATCGTCCAGGCCTCGATCTACGACGAATTCGTCGAGAAGCTGCAGGCCAAGACCCGCACGATCCGCGTCGGCGATCCCTTCGATCCGAGCACCCAGATGGGTCCCGTGATCTCGGCCAGGCAGCGCGACCGCGTTCTCAGCTATGTGGGCTATGGTCACGCCGACGGCGCGCGTCTCGTCACCGGCGGCGTTGCCGCCAAGGTGCCGGGCCACGACAACGGCTATTTCGTCGAGCCGACCGTGTTCGCCGACGTCAAATCCGACATGCGGATCTTCCAGGAGGAAGTGTTCGGTCCATTCACCTCGGTGACGCCGTTCAAGGACGAGGCCGATGCGCTGCGGCTCGCCAACGACTCGCCGTTTGGCCTGGCCGCCGCGATCCGCACCCGCGACGTCGCCCGCGCCCACCGCGTCGCGGCATCGGTCAAGGCCGGCATCGTCTGGATCAACGATCATCACCGCCTCGATCCGGCTTCGCCCTGGGGCGGCGTCGATGATTCCGGCATCGGCCGCGAGTGCGGCACCGAGAGCTTCAACGACCATTTCAACACCAAGAGCGTGATGGTCGCGACCCACGAGCAGCCGTTCGACTGGTACCGCGACACGGCCAACCAGAAGCGATTGAACTAG